CAAGCATTGAAGATTTCAGAAATGGTAAATTTATTCATTTAGTAAGTAGTTATCTATAAACTATAGTCAttcatttttgttaattttttggAGGCAGAAGTGAGATTGCTGTCAAAAGTGAAGCATGAAAATCTGGTTGCATTGGTGGGATTCTGTGAAGAATCAGGCAAGAAAAGATGAATAAATGTTGGTATATTAATTAGTTGATTTCACTAATTGACTTGGTGATTAATTTCTTGCAGGGCCAAAGGAAGCAAAAATCTTGGTCTATGAATATGTGACTAATGGCTCATTACTAGACTACATCATTGGTAATTAATTAAGTCAAGAAATACCTTAATCAGCCACAAATATCCAAACTTTTCAATTGATCTTAACAAAATGTGTTTGTTAGGGAGGGGAGGGAGGAGTTTAACATGTAGGGAGAGAGTAAAAGTAGCCATTGGAGCAGCTAAAGGTACGCCCGCGATCCCCTACAACTACAGCATCAACATTTTGTGTGCAGCAAATCTGTACATGTTTGTTGTTGGTGATGCCAGGAATAGGCCATCTGCACGAAGGGATTAGCCCGAGCATCATCCACCGCGACCTGAAGCCGAGCAACATCCTAGTTGGAGAGGGGTTTGAGGTGAAGGTGTCGGATTTCGGGCTTGTTAGAACAGGGCCAGATGGTGATGAATCACATGTGACCAGCAAGGTGAAAGGGACAATAGGGTACCTTGATCCAGCATATTGCACAAGCTTTCATCTCTCTCCATTCACTGATGTCTATAGCTTTGGAGTCATACTTCTGCAACTTCTCACTGCTAGACCTGCACTTGACTCTGCTAGGGCTACTAATTCTACTTCTCACATCATTGATTGGGTATGTCATACTTTAAATATCCTAGCTACTATGCAAATATATGTCTATTTAGGTCATAATTTACTTATATGTTAGGAACTTTGAGAAGTGAAAATCATATGATCAGTTCTTTGATACATTAATATCACTTGGTATCACAAAACATATTAGTTCCTTATATAGAGTCACAAGTGATATTCATGAATCATCGAACTGATATGTTTTTGGATAGTTATGTGTTCtgattttaagaaaagttataaaataaactatcTCTTATAGTGAgatcataaataattatgaTTATATGCAGGCAAGATTGAGCATTGAGGAGGGCAAGATTATAGATATCTTGGACACAAATCTTCTAGTGCAAGGTTGCTACATGGAAATGATGCTGAAAATGGGAGAGATTGGTCTAAGATGTGTGGTAAAAGTGCCCAAGGAAAGGCCTGCAATGACTCAAGTGAGGCAAGAACTGGAAGCGGCGttggaggcggccgaggaggcaTCCCCGGACCACACTCCGCGAGACGATCCGGCGGTATCAGTGGGGGGAGATGGGTGGGAAAGTGGTAGGACTCATCGTTCATCTCATAGCGTTGTGAGTGTTGATGGGATTGGGCTTGAGAGGTTTCATGTGGACATGGATAGTGTGTCTTTTCAGAGTGTGAATTTGAGATGTTTAGAAACAAGTATTAGTATGGATTAGTATTTTAGGACCACTACAGTCTACATATAAACAACCACGTGTACTATGTTGTTTATCAATGTCTTATTTAGATATACGACAAATAATTAAGCATGTAATTTTGttagtttaattttctgtttagTTGCCCATATGTTAGTTTTTGAAAATTGATTGTAATACTTATATCACCCTTTAACCTTAATTTAGTATCAGTAATTAATCTTCCTACAAATACGATATCCAAATTATATTACGTAGATCAAATTCAATAATACTTTAATAGTCTCCTACTATAAGAGGGGGAAAAGAGTTGGGTATTCCATTATGAGAAAGAAGTATACATAGTCGTTAATAGTTACTTATAGTAGAAGACAAGCTCTAACAACATCAATGTATATTTAGTAATCGGTAGGCCGTAGGCGGTAGTTGCTAAATAGAAAACTAAAATGATACGACGAGGGCAAGTTAATTATTAGCAATATTTtgaatataatactccctctataaaaatttaaaaaggttTTATTCTGTTTATTAAGTGGAGAggaaaaattttttaaaaataaaaatataattttttttagaataaactaaaaataaaatatataccCTCTTTTTATAGAAGGAGTATACAGTACTAATAAATGACAAAAACATTAAATTAGCAAGGTGACGTGGGGGTGTTTTTGTGCTCCCTTGGGACAGCGCAGTTATATCATGTTATTAGTTGGCCACGTGGCAGATGTGGGGCCAAGACGTGGACATCCACGTGGAAGATGGGACTCTAAACCCAACACGTCATCGTTGCATTTATTACCCTGTCACTACTTCCGCATTTCCATCAGGGCACCCGCAACACTGTGTCGTTGctgttcctatgccgttccggcggaacggttccgcggcagcacgcgttgcggggttcgttccgtcgccattccgtgcccatgccgttcctatgccgtgccgcgttccgttccggaggaacgcggaacgaaacgttccacCACGCGCTGAGGCGACGtagcggcctcccattcgacgcgtgaagcccactcgctgccccgcgagtgggcttcgtcccggtgacgcaataattcaattttttttaaaaaaattcgaatttaataataataaaaaaaatttgcaacggtaatgtgaccgttttttatatccgttttgtattttttttattttttatttatttatttactctataaatactcctatttcatactcatttcaatcacaaacacacatctattcctctctataaattcgaatttatttttttaggattttaattgtgtgctttttatttttctaaaagtttaatttttttttaatgttgtgtgttttttaataaagtgtgtttgttttttaataaagtgtgtttatttaaattgaattgggttggaaataaaaaaaatgaaattgaatgaatagtaatttaaggaacggttaaggaacggagggttgcaggttctgttccttagttaaggaatggagtaaaaaagtacagtggggccctcaaatagtggtttaaggaacgatataggaacggtataggaacagcgttgtggatggcctcaaCACCGTCTCCTTTTATGCGTAATGCaatttttagagcatccacaataagtATCCATAATAAGCACAGACTTCTGATAGGCTAGCTAAAAACTCATTTTACCACATTATCAAGGACTTGGCACATGCTGCCACATTATCAAAGACTTCCTAGTAAGCAAATAAATTCACTAAtacaattaattcattttaattattagtgtttattaattaaaaaatgaagtgcaatgagttgtaaatatagagtactaaaaaaataaaaaaaatcagctaGTCTATCGCTCGTCGCGCAATAGGCGGACATCGATAGGC
This portion of the Salvia splendens isolate huo1 chromosome 10, SspV2, whole genome shotgun sequence genome encodes:
- the LOC121751447 gene encoding probable serine/threonine-protein kinase PBL16; this encodes MCLLGRGGRSLTCRERVKVAIGAAKGIGHLHEGISPSIIHRDLKPSNILVGEGFEVKVSDFGLVRTGPDGDESHVTSKVKGTIGYLDPAYCTSFHLSPFTDVYSFGVILLQLLTARPALDSARATNSTSHIIDWARLSIEEGKIIDILDTNLLVQGCYMEMMLKMGEIGLRCVVKVPKERPAMTQVRQELEAALEAAEEASPDHTPRDDPAVSVGGDGWESGRTHRSSHSVVSVDGIGLERFHVDMDSVSFQSVNLRCLETSISMD